The Gouania willdenowi chromosome 3, fGouWil2.1, whole genome shotgun sequence genome includes a region encoding these proteins:
- the tshz3b gene encoding teashirt homolog 3b — translation MPRRKQQAPRRAAVYVPEDEKEAALLDDDLEGEDSAQEGDEPSSKLLCQDKDFLLKDRPGSTGIHDSPNAADFSSQELDSESHLSESSDRLSDFESSSLKNEDDVLLSKDASSAMEVAVNTAAMLSGDETMLSTTGSVADSLEKMKAIYTSFLTNSYWSTLNLNLSQPPAEKPPRSHSSSSSSSSSSSCGSGSYDWHQTAMAKSLQQASQNHNRLGLVQHPTMAVANVSTEPNLFSTVQLYRQSSKLYGSIFTGASKFRCKDCSAAYDTLVQLTVHMNEMGHYRDDNHETEGEGAKRWSKPRKRSLLEMEGKEDAQKVLKCMYCGHSFESLQDLSVHMIKTKHYQKVPLKEPVTPVAAKIISSARKRAPIELDLPSSPDSNGGTTPKSTPLSDTNDILQKVTNPYITPNNRYGHQNGASYAWQFESRKSQILKCMECGSSHDTLQELTAHMMVTGHFIKVTNSAIKKGKPIIESSSQAPTLIPTAEEQIQSVPLAATAFSPPPAPVPPPASISPSTMVVDIKKEEKEEECTKEPVFNNGTIPNKDKKAGSEEDIDEKFDISSKYTYLTEDDLGDNPKGGLDILKSLENTVTSAINKAQNGAPSWGGYPSIHAAYQLPNIMKLSLGNSGKSSPLKYLFPGAEILSPIARSQPLMSPPSRQSSPLPKNNFHAMEELVKKVTEKVAKVEEKMRDPGVGARGSPLQRATPSPSNSETGDSALGESPKNNRSGGCKTPDTTTKTEKRVGNGNVSNHSHTSIKESVENGTEPAPVTSPLPVSLCGGTAIITDHPPPEQPFVNPLSALQSVMNAHLGKASKPNLPSLDPMSMLFKMSNSLAEKAAVAASTPPTHNKKANNHLDRYFFQQHQSNDQPIDLTKGKNAGSLSLVALSSTSSTPSSVSPSAAITMNKASAAVASFMATSPLRENALSDISDMLKNLTESQVVSKSSTPTSQLERSDIDGVMHEDTEDISPAQKRKGRQSNWNPQHLLILQAQFASSLRQLSDGKYMMSDLSPQERMHISRFTGLSMTTISHWLANVKYQLRRTGGTKFLKNLDSGHPVFFCSDCASQIRSPSTYVSHLESHLGFRLRDLAKLSGEQLLSQISQQHQQQRHTKGSEKLFANLHQSSHPLPSSLSTTLPPSLPVSLSSSLTPSLPSNESPSPDDDNDSGATHKCKLCNRTFASKHAVKLHLSKTHGKSPEDHLMYLMCELDKQ, via the coding sequence TATACGTCCCTGAAGATGAGAAGGAAGCCGCCCTCTTGGATGACGACCTAGAAGGAGAAGACTCAGCCCAGGAAGGAGACGAACCTTCGTCCAAGCTTCTTTGTCAGGACAAGGATTTCCTTCTCAAAGACAGACCAGGATCCACCGGGATCCACGATTCCCCTAATGCTGCGGACTTTTCCAGCCAGGAgctggacagtgaatctcactTGAGCGAGTCCAGTGACAGATTGTCAGACTTCGAGAGCTCGTCTCTTAAAAACGAGGATGACGTCCTCCTGTCTAAAGACGCGTCTTCTGCTATGGAAGTGGCTGTGAATACCGCAGCCATGTTGAGTGGAGATGAGACCATGTTGTCTACAACTGGCTCGGTGGCTGACAGCTTGGAGAAGATGAAAGCGATCTACACCTCCTTCCTAACCAACTCCTACTGGTCGACACTGAACCTGAACCTGAGTCAGCCACCGGCGGAGAAGCCGCCACGCAGCCacagtagcagcagtagcagcagcagtagcagcagctgtGGTAGTGGGAGTTACGACTGGCATCAGACCGCTATGGCTAAATCCCTCCAACAAGCCTCACAGAACCACAACAGACTTGGCCTGGTTCAACATCCCACGATGGCTGTAGCCAATGTCTCAACAGAGCCCAATCTGTTCAGCACTGTACAGCTGTACCGTCAGAGCTCCAAGCTCTATGGCTCCATATTCACCGGGGCCAGTAAATTCCGCTGCAAAGACTGTAGTGCGGCGTATGATACGCTAGTGCAGCTCACGGTACACATGAACGAGATGGGCCACTACCGGGACGACAACCACGAAACAGAGGGCGAAGGTGCAAAGAGATGGTCAAAGCCCAGGAAGCGGTCCCTGCTGGAGATGGAGGGGAAAGAGGACGCACAGAAAGTTCTGAAGTGTATGTACTGTGGACACTCGTTTGAATCCCTACAAGACCTGAGCGTCCACATGATCAAGACAAAACACTACCAGAAAGTGCCTCTAAAGGAGCCGGTGACACCAGTTGCAGCAAAGATAATATCTTCAGCTCGAAAGAGGGCCCCTATTGAGCTAGATCTCCCCAGCTCCCCAGATTCCAATGGAGGTACGACACCGAAGTCCACCCCCCTCTCTGACACTAATGACATACTTCAGAAGGTTACCAATCCATACATCACACCCAATAACCGTTACGGACACCAAAATGGTGCAAGCTATGCCTGGCAGTTTGAATCCAGAAAGTCCCAAATCCTCAAATGTATGGAGTGTGGTAGCTCACATGACACGCTTCAGGAGCTAACTGCTCACATGATGGTGACGGGACACTTTATTAAAGTTACCAACTCGGCTATTAAGAAGGGCAAACCCATCATAGAGTCATCCAGCCAAGCCCCAACGCTTATTCCAACAGCTGAAGAACAGATTCAGTCTGTTCCCCTGGCGGCCACAGCCTTCTCCCCTCCACCAGCACCAGTGCCCCCTCCAGCCAGCATCTCACCCAGCACTATGGTTGTGGATatcaaaaaagaggaaaaagaggAAGAATGCACTAAAGAGCCAGTTTTCAATAACGGCACCATCCCCAACAAAGACAAGAAGGCTGGAAGCGAAGAAGACATTGATGAGAAGTTTGACATTTCATCAAAGTACACTTATCTGACTGAAGACGACTTGGGTGACAATCCAAAGGGAGGTCTTGACATCCTCAAATCCTTGGAGAACACGGTTACTTCAGCCATCAACAAAGCCCAGAACGGAGCTCCAAGCTGGGGAGGATATCCCAGTATCCACGCTGCCTATCAGCTGCCAAACATAATGAAGCTGTCCCTCGGTAACTCCGGGAAAAGTTCCCCTCTCAAGTACTTGTTCCCTGGAGCGGAGATCCTCTCTCCCATTGCCAGGAGTCAGCCTTTGATGTCACCCCCCAGTCGCCAGTCGTCCCCACTGCCCAAAAACAACTTTCACGCTATGGAGGAACTTGTAAAGAAggtgacagaaaaagtggcCAAAGTAGAAGAGAAAATGCGCGATCCAGGTGTTGGAGCTCGGGGTTCTCCTCTGCAGCGGGCGACACCTTCCCCCTCTAATAGTGAGACAGGGGACTCGGCCCTGGGTGAGTCTCCAAAAAATAATCGATCAGGTGGCTGCAAAACTCCTGATACTACCACAAAGACGGAAAAGAGAGTAGGGAATGGAAACGTATCTAATCATAGTCATACTTCCATAAAAGAGTCTGTGGAGAATGGAACAGAGCCCGCCCCTGTGACATCACCACTTCCTGTTTCCCTTTGTGGAGGTACAGCAATCATCACTGACCACCCACCTCCAGAGCAACCGTTCGTCAACCCTCTGAGTGCTCTGCAGTCAGTAATGAATGCTCACCTGGGGAAGGCCTCTAAGCCCAACCTTCCCTCCCTCGACCCCATGAGCATGTTGTTCAAAATGAGCAATAGCCTGGCTGAGAAAGCCGCGGTGGCTGCTTCCACCCCACCCACACACAACAAAAAGGCCAACAACCATTTGGACCGCTACTTCTTCCAGCAGCATCAAAGCAACGATCAACCCATTGACCTCACCAAAGGAAAAAATGCAGGATCATTGAGTTTAGTGGCGCTCTCCTCCAcaagctccaccccctcctcaGTTTCCCCTTCTGCTGCCATCACTATGAACAAAGCTTCGGCTGCTGTAGCGTCCTTCATGGCCACCTCCCCGTTGAGAGAAAATGCCCTGTCCGATATTTCAGACATGCTGAAGAACCTGACAGAAAGTCAGGTGGTTTCCAAGTCTTCCACGCCCACGAGCCAATTGGAACGCTCTGACATTGATGGCGTCATGCATGAGGACACTGAGGACATTTCACCAGCCCAGAAACGTAAAGGACGCCAGTCCAACTGGAACCCCCAACACCTCCTCATCCTCCAAGCCCAGTTCGCTTCCAGTTTGAGACAACTCAGTGATGGCAAATACATGATGTCAGACTTGAGTCCACAAGAGAGAATGCATATCTCCCGCTTCACCGGCCTCTCAATGACCACAATATCCCACTGGCTCGCCAATGTCAAGTACCAGCTCAGGCGAACTGGCGGTACAAAGTTTTTAAAGAACTTAGATTCTGGACACCCGGTGTTCTTCTGTAGTGACTGTGCTTCTCAGATCCGTTCACCCTCTACTTACGTCAGCCATCTGGAATCCCACTTGGGCTTCCGTCTGCGAGATCTGGCTAAACTTTCTGGGGAACAGCTACTAAGTCAGATCTctcagcagcatcagcagcaacgcCACACCAAAGGAAGTGAAAAACTGTTCGCCAACCTCCATCAGTCCAGCCACCCGTTGCCCTCCTCCCTATCGACAACCTTAC